The following proteins come from a genomic window of Acinetobacter baumannii:
- a CDS encoding class I SAM-dependent methyltransferase, protein MIHSRVYFEELYRSNNDPWGYDYHWYEARKRQICLALLTRPHYEKVLEIGCSNGHLSVYLAQRAAHLLCIDVSKQAVQLASQRLEAFEHVTVENRKIPEDFYEQKFDLIVISEVAYYLTFDELGEFIEQLKQALNPEGEILCCHWRHDIQDFELNAQKVHQSFQQSFPFHHYLSLNDPDFMVDVWTVNPSSIAQREQLR, encoded by the coding sequence GTGATTCATTCTCGTGTGTATTTTGAAGAGTTGTATCGTAGTAATAATGACCCATGGGGCTATGACTATCACTGGTATGAAGCCCGTAAAAGACAAATCTGCCTTGCATTATTAACACGACCACACTATGAAAAAGTTTTAGAAATTGGTTGTTCAAATGGGCATTTAAGTGTTTATCTGGCTCAGCGCGCTGCTCATCTGTTATGTATTGATGTGTCGAAGCAAGCCGTTCAGCTCGCATCTCAACGGTTAGAAGCATTTGAACATGTGACTGTTGAAAATAGAAAAATACCTGAAGATTTTTATGAACAAAAATTTGACCTGATTGTAATTAGCGAAGTGGCGTACTACCTCACATTCGATGAGTTAGGTGAGTTTATTGAACAGTTAAAGCAGGCCTTAAACCCGGAAGGGGAAATTTTGTGTTGCCATTGGCGACATGATATTCAGGATTTTGAATTGAATGCCCAAAAAGTCCATCAAAGCTTTCAACAATCTTTTCCATTTCATCACTATTTAAGTCTGAACGATCCGGACTTTATGGTCGATGTTTGGACGGTTAATCCTTCATCAATAGCTCAGCGAGAACAATTACGATGA
- a CDS encoding glycosyltransferase family 2 protein — translation MKIGVVVPAHNEEQHLPACLQSIQEAIEKVPDEQVEVMVVLDSCTDQSRSIVQRYEVSWIECNYACVGKARDLGIRQLIQNGATWLACTDADSVVSPDWLRCQILHQPTDAICGIVTLDDLSRLSVMKQKKYLSHYQDCMDHHHIHGANLSFSAAAYMQVGGFEPVPCHEDVSLIQKLIRQCCNITWSNLVRVTTSSRLEGRAPEGLSKFLENL, via the coding sequence ATGAAAATAGGTGTTGTAGTTCCAGCGCATAATGAAGAGCAACATTTGCCAGCCTGTTTGCAATCAATTCAGGAGGCGATTGAAAAAGTACCGGATGAACAAGTCGAGGTCATGGTCGTACTTGATAGTTGTACGGATCAGTCGCGTTCAATTGTACAGCGCTACGAAGTAAGCTGGATTGAATGCAATTATGCATGTGTCGGAAAAGCGCGGGACTTAGGTATCCGCCAACTTATTCAAAACGGCGCAACTTGGCTGGCTTGTACAGATGCTGATAGTGTGGTTAGCCCTGACTGGTTACGCTGCCAGATTTTGCATCAACCTACAGATGCAATTTGCGGTATTGTGACTTTAGATGACCTTAGCCGTTTATCAGTTATGAAACAAAAAAAATATTTATCGCATTATCAGGATTGTATGGATCATCACCATATTCATGGCGCAAATTTAAGTTTTAGTGCTGCTGCTTATATGCAAGTAGGCGGTTTTGAACCTGTTCCTTGCCATGAAGATGTTTCGCTCATTCAAAAACTGATAAGGCAGTGCTGTAATATTACATGGAGCAATTTAGTTCGGGTAACTACCAGTAGTCGACTCGAAGGAAGAGCGCCAGAAGGCTTATCAAAATTTTTAGAAAATCTTTAA
- a CDS encoding LysE family translocator yields MENLTAFSLFAIVASITPGPTNFIILSLSSHYKISKTLPVILGSCIGAALLVLVVGIGLGSTILAYPAIQKTMTWSGLIWLTFLAWKLYNYNPVISLEKNEQYPPIGFKAAFLMQAINPKTWMMAFAVISVYTKQGQDILINVSILSCIFLLIAFPCLYLWALVGRLSTRLLSKPKHINIFNKIMAIILLASVWWPMFPRF; encoded by the coding sequence ATGGAAAACCTCACTGCATTTTCATTATTTGCAATTGTTGCCTCAATTACTCCAGGCCCGACCAACTTTATAATTTTAAGTTTAAGTAGTCATTATAAAATTTCTAAAACACTTCCCGTTATTTTAGGTTCTTGTATTGGAGCAGCCTTACTTGTATTAGTGGTTGGTATTGGCCTTGGCTCCACTATTCTTGCTTACCCTGCTATTCAAAAAACTATGACATGGAGTGGTTTAATCTGGCTCACCTTTCTAGCTTGGAAATTATATAACTACAATCCTGTTATCTCTTTAGAAAAAAATGAACAATACCCTCCTATTGGTTTTAAAGCTGCTTTTTTAATGCAAGCGATTAATCCTAAAACATGGATGATGGCTTTTGCAGTTATTAGCGTCTATACAAAACAGGGACAAGATATCTTGATAAATGTCTCAATTTTATCCTGCATTTTTTTACTTATAGCATTTCCTTGTCTCTACCTATGGGCCTTAGTAGGCAGACTAAGTACTCGGCTTCTTTCAAAACCAAAACATATAAATATTTTTAACAAAATAATGGCTATTATATTACTAGCCTCAGTCTGGTGGCCCATGTTCCCTAGATTTTGA
- a CDS encoding AnBLUF65 family BLUF photoreceptors, giving the protein MNVRLCYASQRNEKNEDLLQDLRDILTEARDFNDLNGICGVLYYADNAFFQCLEGEQEVVERLFEKIQKDQRHYNIKWLCTYSIDEHSFQRWSMKYVQRNTNIEAFFLNMGENTFNPLLLNQQNLKFFLNELLIAEQTKMNTVKKVGMVNRGVNPF; this is encoded by the coding sequence ATGAACGTTCGCCTGTGTTATGCCAGCCAACGAAATGAAAAAAATGAAGATTTGCTACAAGATTTACGTGATATTCTGACAGAAGCTCGTGATTTCAACGATTTAAACGGGATTTGTGGGGTGCTTTATTATGCCGATAATGCATTTTTTCAATGTCTAGAAGGCGAACAAGAGGTCGTTGAAAGATTATTTGAAAAAATTCAAAAAGATCAAAGGCATTATAATATTAAATGGTTATGCACATACTCCATTGATGAACACTCTTTTCAGCGTTGGTCAATGAAATACGTGCAGCGTAATACAAATATTGAAGCTTTCTTTCTTAACATGGGAGAGAATACCTTTAACCCGCTTTTGCTGAACCAGCAAAACCTCAAATTTTTCTTAAATGAACTCTTAATTGCAGAGCAAACTAAGATGAATACGGTTAAAAAAGTTGGAATGGTGAATCGGGGAGTAAACCCGTTCTAG
- a CDS encoding PIG-L deacetylase family protein: MGTLKHPLVEDRMISGEGTPEFMWLEAFKKNPLDRLNLKLFQSKRVVIVAPHPDDEVLGCGGLMQQLVEQNCHIVILAVSNGTQSHPHSVKYTPDQLNDLRPQETLAALNTLGISAFSERIGLNLMDGQIHLQTDQLNQALSQIVQPEDILICSYALDGHPDHEAVGKTVQAFAEARDLLCLHVLIWAWHWAEPFDTRINWSKAKAYALTENQLIKKHQAVMQFKTQLEADESTGNSAVLSSSAISRLLMPYEVYLSDSFSCVF, translated from the coding sequence AGGACCGTATGATTTCAGGTGAAGGCACACCCGAATTCATGTGGCTTGAGGCATTTAAAAAAAATCCTTTAGATCGGCTGAATTTAAAGTTGTTTCAGTCTAAAAGAGTGGTGATTGTTGCTCCGCATCCTGATGACGAAGTGCTGGGTTGTGGCGGTTTAATGCAGCAGCTAGTCGAGCAAAACTGCCATATTGTCATTTTGGCAGTCAGTAATGGAACACAAAGCCATCCTCATTCAGTGAAATATACTCCTGACCAATTGAACGATTTACGTCCGCAAGAAACATTGGCTGCTTTAAACACTTTAGGTATTTCAGCTTTTTCTGAACGGATTGGTTTAAATCTAATGGATGGTCAAATTCATTTACAGACTGATCAATTGAATCAGGCGCTTAGCCAAATAGTTCAGCCCGAAGATATTTTAATTTGTAGCTATGCACTTGATGGCCATCCAGATCATGAGGCTGTCGGGAAAACAGTACAAGCTTTTGCCGAAGCTCGGGACTTACTATGTTTGCATGTATTGATTTGGGCATGGCATTGGGCAGAGCCTTTTGACACACGAATTAACTGGTCCAAAGCAAAAGCTTATGCCTTAACTGAAAACCAGTTAATTAAAAAACATCAGGCGGTTATGCAATTTAAAACACAACTTGAAGCCGATGAGAGCACAGGAAATTCCGCCGTTTTATCCTCAAGTGCGATTAGCCGTCTTTTAATGCCTTATGAGGTATATCTGAGTGATTCATTCTCGTGTGTATTTTGA
- a CDS encoding NirD/YgiW/YdeI family stress tolerance protein, which produces MKKILFTTLTGLVLLTSSAAFARTDPALLNQAAKNVVTVSKAKTLADETGVTLTGTIVKHIAGDHYEFKDKTGSIVIDVDDDLANGWQLKVGDKVRIVGEVDTHRVKPTEIEVLQIERVK; this is translated from the coding sequence ATGAAAAAAATATTATTTACCACACTCACTGGACTTGTTTTATTAACTAGTAGTGCAGCATTTGCAAGAACAGATCCCGCTTTACTTAATCAAGCAGCAAAAAATGTAGTCACTGTTTCAAAAGCTAAAACTTTAGCTGATGAAACAGGGGTAACCTTAACTGGTACTATTGTTAAGCATATTGCTGGCGACCATTATGAATTTAAAGACAAAACAGGTTCAATCGTGATTGATGTCGATGATGATTTGGCAAATGGTTGGCAGTTAAAGGTTGGAGATAAAGTGCGTATTGTGGGTGAAGTTGATACCCACCGCGTTAAACCGACTGAAATTGAAGTATTACAAATTGAACGTGTTAAATAA